Proteins found in one Thalassophryne amazonica chromosome 1, fThaAma1.1, whole genome shotgun sequence genomic segment:
- the si:ch211-113j14.1 gene encoding sterol 26-hydroxylase, mitochondrial: MVAFGPLRLSAFRVRAPSGPQLWVGTRRTLSVQTTNAERKLKSADELPGPSLGTTLYWLFVKGYADKAHLLQGVQKRLYGPIWRSKFGSFDLVNVASPELIAQVIQQEGRYPVRTELPHWKEYRDLRGQAYGLHVSTGPTWYQIRSVLNPKMLKMKEVMPYAPVIQQVVSDLLQRIELLRSHSEDQLTVSDLAAELYKFGFEGIASILFETRLGCLQQEIPEHTLRFIAAVNNMLTLSEVVILFPRWSRAVLPFWRRFVEAWDNIYDVAQHLIDKRVAEIEAQLDGGKPVEGMYLTYLLSSDKLSMSEVYISVAELLLGGVDTTSNTLSWALYCLARDRGVQDQLYQEVESVCPDRREPTTEDLSRMPYLKAVIKETLRLYPVVPGNGRFISEDEVIVDDYWFPKKTLFHLCHYTVCHDEAEFVDAERFVPGRWLRAETPGGRYQHHPYSFIPFGVGVRACVGKRVAELEMHLALSRLMQHYEVQPEEGAPPVEPKTRTLLIPASPINLRFLPRA; this comes from the exons ATGGTCGCGTTCGGACCTCTGCGGCTGTCGGCGTTCCGGGTCCGGGCCCCGTCCGGTCCACAGCTGTGGGTCGGAACCAGAAGAACTCTGTCCGTCCAGACCACGAACGCGGAGCGGAAACTGAAGTCCGCGGACGAGCTGCCGGGacccagtttgggaaccactttGTACTGGTTATTCGTTAAAGGCTACGCGGATAAAGCGCATTTACTGCAG GGTGTCCAGAAGCGTCTTTATGGCCCCATCTGGCGCTCCAAGTTCGGCTCATTTGACTTGGTGAATGTGGCGAGTCCAGAGCTCATAGCTCAGGTGATCCAGCAGGAGGGACGCTACCCAGTCCGCACCGAGCTGCCACACTGGAAGGAGTACAGGGACCTGCGGGGCCAGGCCTATGGTCTGCATGTCAG TACAGGACCAACGTGGTACCAAATCCGCAGTGTGCTGAACCCCAAGATGCTGAAGATGAAGGAAGTGATGCCCTATGCCCCTGTCATCCAACAGGTGGTTTCAGATCTGCTGCAGCGGATTGAGCTCCTCCGAAGTCACAGTGAGGACCAGCTGACTGTTTCAGATTTGGCTGCAGAGCTCTACAAGTTTGGCTTTGAAG GTATCGCCTCCATTTTGTTTGAGACCAGGCTGGGCTGCCTGCAGCAGGAGATTCCCGAACACACGCTGCGCTTCATTGCCGCCGTCAACAACATGCTAACGCTGTCTGAGGTGGTGATTCTGTTTCCGCGTTGGAGCCGTGCCGTCTTGCCCTTCTGGAGACGCTTCGTTGAGGCCTGGGACAACATCTACGACGTAG CACAACACCTAATCGACAAGAGAGTGGCGGAAATCGAAGCCCAGTTGGACGGTGGCAAGCCAGTGGAGGGAATGTACCTGACATACCTGCTGTCCTCAGACAAGCTGTCCATGTCCGAGGTCTACATCAGcgtggctgagctgctgctgggaGGAGTTGACACG ACCTCCAACACGTTGTCGTGGGCACTGTACTGCTTGGCGAGGGACCGCGGCGTCCAGGACCAGCTGTACCAGGAGGTGGAGTCCGTGTGTCCAGATAGACGGGAGCCGACCACCGAGGACCTGAGCAGGATGCCGTACCTAAAGGCCGTCATAAAGGAGACCTTACG CCTGTATCCGGTGGTTCCTGGAAATGGACGCTTCATTTCAGAAGATGAAGTGATCGTGGATGACTACTGGTTTCCAAAGAAG ACGTTGTTCCATCTGTGCCATTACACTGTCTGTCATGACGAGGCAGAGTTTGTTGACGCAGAACGTTTTGTACCGGGACGTTGGCTCCGCGCGGAAACACCAGGTGGGCGGTACCAACACCACCCGTACAGCTTCATCCCGTTCGGCGTGGGCGTGCGAGCCTGCGTGGGAAAGCGGGTGGCGGAGTTGGAGATGCACTTGGCCCTGTCCAGA